The genomic DNA ACACCTCGTACTCGCGGACGGTGATGCGCGCGGCCCGGGACGATGTCCTCCCGGAGGTGTTCGCCGCGGTCCACGAGGACTACCGGACCCCCCACCGCGCCATCCTCCTGTTCGGCATCCCGCCGATGCTCGCCGCCCCGTTCGTGGGGCAGCTCGACGCCATCACGGCCCCGGCGGTGCTGGACTGGCTCGTCACCGTCGTCGTGACGGGCATCTTCATCGCCTTCCTCATCGGCGGCGTCGCGCTGTGGAACCTCCCGAAGACCTTCCCGCAGCGCTACGAGCACTCCATCTACAAGCTCCCGATGCCCGTCCTGAAGGTCGTGGCCGTCGGCAACGTCGTCGTCTCGGCCGCGTTCACGGTCCTCGTCGTCGGAACCGCGCCCTCGGCGTTCGGGGTCGTCCTCGTGTGGATCGTGCTCTCGGCGTTGCTCTACTGGTACCGCGTCCGGGCGTACGACCGGAAGGGGATCGACCTCAAGGCCCGGATGGCCGCGCTCCACGCCCACGAACAGGGAGCCAGCGACGACGACTGACCACGGTCCGCGGCGTCACTTCTCCAGCCGGTCCAGTCCCCACCCGACGAACGACCCCTCGGGCCCGACCGCGAGCGCATCGAGGAACCGCGCGAGGCCCGTGTAGACGCCGGCGAGCATCGTCGCGCCGACGAGCGTGCGGTCGTCCACGCGCTCGGCCAGCGCCCGGTGGAGGGCGTCGTCGACGCTGGCGGTGGCGACGGCGGCGGCGTAGCTCGCCAGCGCCTCCCGCCGGTCGCTCAGTTCGGCGTACTGTCCCCGGCGGACCGCGCGCACCTCGGCCTCAGAGAGGCCCGCATCCAGCGCGAGGGGGACGTGCTGGTGCCACTCGTAGTCGGCGTGGGTCTGCCGGGCCACGGTCAGCACCACGAGTTCGCGCTCGGCCTCGTCGAGGCCGCACTCGTCCCAGAGCGTGTGCGCGAACGTCACGAACCCGTCCAGCACCGGCGGGTTGTTCGCCAGCGCGCCGAACAGGTGGGTGGCGCCACTGCGACTCCGCTCGAACACCGCGCCGTACTCGTCGGGGATATCGTCACCGTCGAGGTAGGGGACGCGCGCCATTGGAGGCCTGCTGACACGGCGGTCGCTTAGCCCTTCTCACTCCGGACCGCTAGCGGGCACGGGCCTCCGGGTCCGCGCCGGCGGCCGCTCCCGGCGACTGCTCTCTGGTCGTGGGCGCGTCGGCGAACCGCTTCGAGCCCCGACGGACGAGCGAGGGGAGCCGGTGGGCGAGGAACAGCCCGATGCGGGTCCCCAGGTCCGCGTAGATGACGGCGTCCGTCGAGTCGATACGCCGCGCGAGCTTGCGCCCCACGTCCGCCGGGTCCTGCATCACCGACCCGGGATACCCGAGTGCGGCGCCCGCCCGCGTGTTCGTCAGCGGCGGGTGCATCAGCGTGACGTGGACCCCCTCGTCGTGCAACTCGAAGCGGAGCGAGCGAACCAGCGCCTCGATGGCGCCCTTCGTCGAGGCGTACCCCGACAGTGCCGGCGTCCCGGTGATACCGGCCCCGGAACTCACGTTGTGGATGATGCCCTGGCCCTGCTCGCGCATGTGCGGCAGGACGGCCTGGATGAGCCGGAGGTAGCCGAAGTAGTTGACCTCGAACTCCCGGCGGGTGTCGGCGAGGGTCCGGTCCTCGATACGCGCGAGGTGGAACACGCCGGCGTTGTTGACGAGGCGGTCGATGCGACCCCACCCCCCCCACGACGGCCTCGACGGCCCTCTCGACGGCGTCGTCGGAGGTCACGTCACACTCGACGTAGCGGAACCGGTCGCCGAAGGCCCCACCGAGCGCCTCGATGCGGTCGCCTGCGACGTCGAACGCGGCGACGCGGAAGCCGTCGTCGAGCAGCGTGGCCGCCAGGTGGTAGCCGATGCCCTCGTTGGCACCCGTGACGACGACGACGCGACCCTCGGAACGATCTCTCATGACGCCCCTATGCCGTCGGAGATATTGAGGGTTGAGACGGCCCCCGGAATCGGACGCCTCCA from Haloglomus litoreum includes the following:
- a CDS encoding carboxymuconolactone decarboxylase family protein, with product MARVPYLDGDDIPDEYGAVFERSRSGATHLFGALANNPPVLDGFVTFAHTLWDECGLDEAERELVVLTVARQTHADYEWHQHVPLALDAGLSEAEVRAVRRGQYAELSDRREALASYAAAVATASVDDALHRALAERVDDRTLVGATMLAGVYTGLARFLDALAVGPEGSFVGWGLDRLEK
- a CDS encoding SDR family NAD(P)-dependent oxidoreductase, with amino-acid sequence MFHLARIEDRTLADTRREFEVNYFGYLRLIQAVLPHMREQGQGIIHNVSSGAGITGTPALSGYASTKGAIEALVRSLRFELHDEGVHVTLMHPPLTNTRAGAALGYPGSVMQDPADVGRKLARRIDSTDAVIYADLGTRIGLFLAHRLPSLVRRGSKRFADAPTTREQSPGAAAGADPEARAR